In Halovivax gelatinilyticus, the following are encoded in one genomic region:
- a CDS encoding cytochrome c oxidase subunit I: protein MAHRFDVLGLFDNEYDEDGFRMCGITGLNVHRSVENHVKLFGLTALVYLIIGGIFAITVATTRWEAIGLLDATDYYIHLSMHAWSMLLFWIVFMEVGILYVGGPMVLGRRLPLTKFAKLGYLTMVAGTITVYYSIWTTSAPDQAPLLTAYIPLPSAPLFYGGALLFVLGVVVASLPFFVALWNEKRENKGESLPLVTFGAFITSIIAVEALLGGVVAFAGGLLWRLEILQFDPAAYRMWFWIVGHGTQQINLVAMIVVWYFLTHVVGGAEVVSEKVSRTAFVLYLFFINMGAAHHLLVDPGISTGWRIWNTSYAFYGATLASLIHAFAIPAGIEAGRRKRGKGGGLFGWLTSAPWRNPAFSAPILAIILFGFLGGITGVLMGQLQLNMAWHNTFATVGHFHSTVVLGTTITFMGLIYFLIRTMFMRQFISTKLASAQPFLYGGAMGITALMMMYVGILYGVPRRTPEVVENIPRAGYEFSLDAATPLFAVFGIFAVIAIIGGALFIALAVLSVLFGERIEPGGDWDLVADGGTKSAGTKIAQSRESLEMADDPDDPVHAYEMRGTFVLCLIFLTAFVITYILNWYLITQLWSIGA, encoded by the coding sequence TCTACCTGATCATCGGCGGGATCTTCGCGATCACGGTCGCGACGACCCGATGGGAGGCGATCGGTCTCCTCGATGCCACCGATTACTACATCCACCTCAGCATGCACGCCTGGAGCATGCTGCTCTTCTGGATCGTCTTCATGGAGGTCGGCATCCTCTACGTCGGCGGTCCGATGGTCCTCGGCAGGCGGCTGCCGTTGACGAAATTCGCGAAGCTCGGCTACCTCACGATGGTCGCCGGGACGATCACCGTCTACTACTCGATATGGACCACGAGCGCGCCCGACCAGGCGCCGCTTCTGACCGCCTACATTCCGCTTCCATCTGCGCCGTTGTTCTACGGGGGCGCGTTGCTCTTCGTTCTCGGGGTCGTCGTCGCCTCCCTGCCGTTCTTCGTCGCGCTCTGGAACGAAAAGCGAGAGAACAAAGGTGAGAGCCTTCCGCTCGTCACCTTCGGTGCGTTCATCACGAGCATCATCGCCGTCGAAGCGCTGCTCGGCGGCGTCGTCGCCTTCGCCGGCGGGTTACTCTGGCGCCTGGAAATCCTGCAGTTCGACCCCGCCGCCTACCGGATGTGGTTCTGGATCGTCGGTCACGGTACCCAGCAGATCAATCTCGTGGCGATGATCGTCGTCTGGTACTTCCTCACCCACGTCGTCGGTGGGGCGGAAGTCGTCAGCGAGAAGGTCTCGCGAACGGCGTTCGTCCTCTATCTCTTCTTCATCAACATGGGCGCGGCCCACCACCTGCTGGTCGACCCCGGCATCTCGACCGGCTGGCGGATCTGGAACACCTCCTACGCGTTCTACGGGGCGACGCTCGCGAGCCTCATTCACGCCTTCGCCATCCCGGCCGGCATCGAAGCCGGTCGGCGAAAACGCGGCAAGGGCGGCGGCCTCTTCGGCTGGCTCACCTCCGCGCCGTGGCGAAACCCGGCGTTTTCCGCGCCGATCCTGGCGATCATCCTGTTCGGATTCCTCGGCGGCATTACGGGCGTGTTGATGGGCCAGCTCCAGCTCAACATGGCGTGGCACAACACGTTCGCGACCGTCGGGCACTTCCACAGCACCGTCGTCCTCGGCACGACGATCACGTTCATGGGCCTGATCTACTTCTTGATCCGGACCATGTTCATGCGCCAGTTCATCTCGACGAAGCTGGCCTCGGCCCAGCCGTTCCTCTACGGCGGCGCCATGGGCATCACGGCGCTGATGATGATGTACGTCGGCATCCTCTACGGCGTTCCGCGCCGGACGCCGGAAGTCGTCGAGAACATCCCGCGGGCGGGCTACGAGTTCAGCCTCGACGCCGCCACTCCGCTGTTCGCGGTCTTTGGCATCTTCGCGGTCATCGCGATCATCGGCGGGGCGCTGTTCATCGCGCTCGCCGTCCTCTCCGTCCTGTTCGGAGAGCGCATCGAACCGGGCGGGGACTGGGACCTCGTCGCAGACGGCGGTACGAAGTCGGCGGGAACGAAGATCGCCCAGTCTCGCGAGAGTCTGGAGATGGCCGACGATCCGGACGATCCGGTCCACGCCTACGAGATGCGCGGGACGTTCGTGCTCTGTCTGATCTTCCTGACCGCGTTCGTCATCACGTACATCCTGAACTGGTATCTGATCACCCAGCTCTGGTCCATCGGGGCCTGA
- a CDS encoding pyridoxamine 5'-phosphate oxidase family protein — MDRIEFRYTVGMDDDALQRYLEREETAVLALADDGDAYAIPVAYHYADGSLYVRLADDGDSAKMRYLDRTETACLTLYDVDETGDSWSVLLTGSLRRLDGDERASFDETAVNESFLELRVFDEDIEEIALALYELEIETAVGRRTPE; from the coding sequence ATGGACCGAATCGAGTTCAGATACACGGTCGGCATGGACGACGACGCGCTGCAACGCTACCTCGAGCGCGAGGAAACTGCCGTGCTCGCCCTCGCCGACGATGGGGACGCGTACGCGATCCCGGTCGCCTACCACTACGCGGACGGCTCGCTGTACGTCCGACTGGCCGACGACGGCGACAGCGCGAAGATGCGCTACCTCGACCGAACGGAGACCGCCTGTCTGACGCTCTACGACGTCGACGAGACCGGCGACTCCTGGAGCGTGCTCCTGACCGGCTCGTTGCGGCGACTCGACGGTGACGAGCGAGCGTCGTTCGACGAGACGGCGGTCAACGAATCGTTTCTGGAATTGCGCGTCTTCGACGAGGATATCGAGGAAATTGCCCTCGCACTGTACGAACTCGAGATCGAGACCGCCGTCGGCCGACGAACTCCCGAGTAG
- a CDS encoding b(o/a)3-type cytochrome-c oxidase subunit 1, translating into MSAGVEDSSDVVGDGQPGVLAGTQSGELSEGAYVHQFPREAAVIRAAFWSAFVSLAIGGLFGFVQVLHRADVLRFVDSADYYTVLTAHGVLLAITFTIFFLVGVFTWAMTTSLEREVEDIRFTWAWYLTMLAGAAMAAIPIFAGFTDATDMSASVLFTFYAPMQAHPLFYLGLTVFVVGTWMAGADWLRSYRAWRREHPDDRIPLPAFMVITTTIMWLIASLGVAVAILAFLLPWSLGITESVNPLLTRTLFWFFGHPVVYFWLMPAYMMWYVMLPKISGGKLFSDPLARVVFVLFLILSVPTGIHHQYLDPGIAEGFKFIAMTNTMFLLLPSLLTAFTVVASMEHGARQRGGEGKLRWLGALPWRDPVFTGMALAGLLFAAAGFSGMVNAGMNINYLVHNTFWVVGHFHLTVGTAVALTFMAVTYWFLPQVTGKPLWGRSVALVQTVLWFVGMVFMSNAMHRGGLMGIPRRTAEPQYDFAFEASVGTVAELDAQVVLGGTLLTISLLLFLTVVAMTSIGGRGSVPDNGYADSLSGPEHAPAVLDNLKLWTVVAVILVLFAYAMPLWSIIERGGLFGPGIEGIDAILPWIDPVVTALQSVVSP; encoded by the coding sequence ATGAGCGCGGGCGTCGAGGATTCGTCCGACGTCGTGGGAGACGGCCAGCCCGGCGTCCTGGCTGGTACTCAGTCCGGCGAGCTGAGTGAGGGTGCCTACGTACACCAGTTTCCGCGCGAGGCCGCGGTGATTCGGGCGGCGTTCTGGAGCGCGTTCGTCTCACTCGCCATCGGGGGCCTCTTTGGCTTCGTTCAGGTGCTCCACCGCGCCGACGTGCTCCGATTCGTCGATTCGGCCGACTACTACACCGTGCTGACCGCCCACGGGGTGTTGCTGGCGATTACGTTCACCATCTTCTTCCTCGTCGGCGTGTTCACGTGGGCGATGACGACGAGCCTCGAGCGCGAGGTCGAGGACATACGGTTTACCTGGGCCTGGTACCTGACGATGCTCGCCGGGGCGGCGATGGCGGCGATCCCGATCTTCGCCGGCTTCACCGACGCGACGGACATGAGCGCGAGCGTGCTCTTTACGTTCTACGCGCCGATGCAAGCGCATCCGCTGTTCTACCTGGGCCTTACGGTCTTCGTCGTGGGTACCTGGATGGCTGGCGCCGACTGGCTGCGATCCTATCGCGCGTGGCGGCGTGAGCATCCCGACGATCGGATTCCGTTACCGGCGTTCATGGTCATCACGACCACCATCATGTGGCTCATCGCCAGCCTGGGGGTCGCCGTCGCCATTCTGGCATTCCTGTTACCGTGGTCGCTCGGGATCACCGAGAGCGTCAATCCGCTCTTGACCCGGACGCTGTTCTGGTTCTTCGGCCACCCCGTCGTCTACTTCTGGTTGATGCCGGCGTACATGATGTGGTACGTCATGCTGCCGAAGATCTCGGGCGGAAAACTGTTCAGCGATCCGCTCGCCCGCGTCGTGTTCGTTCTCTTTCTGATCCTCTCCGTGCCGACTGGCATCCACCACCAGTATCTCGATCCGGGGATCGCGGAGGGCTTTAAGTTCATCGCGATGACGAACACGATGTTCCTGCTGCTGCCGAGCTTGCTCACCGCGTTCACCGTCGTCGCCAGCATGGAACACGGCGCCCGCCAGCGCGGCGGGGAGGGCAAACTCCGCTGGCTGGGTGCGCTACCCTGGCGTGACCCGGTGTTCACCGGGATGGCGCTGGCCGGATTGCTGTTCGCCGCGGCTGGCTTTTCCGGCATGGTCAACGCCGGGATGAACATCAACTATCTCGTCCACAATACGTTCTGGGTGGTCGGACACTTCCACCTCACCGTTGGAACGGCCGTCGCGCTCACGTTCATGGCCGTCACCTACTGGTTCCTGCCGCAGGTGACCGGCAAACCGCTCTGGGGCCGTTCGGTGGCCCTCGTCCAGACGGTCCTCTGGTTCGTCGGGATGGTGTTCATGTCGAACGCGATGCACCGCGGCGGTCTGATGGGCATCCCGCGCCGCACGGCCGAGCCGCAGTACGACTTCGCGTTCGAAGCCTCCGTCGGAACGGTCGCAGAACTCGACGCGCAGGTCGTCCTGGGCGGGACGCTGCTGACGATCTCGTTGCTGTTGTTCCTGACGGTTGTCGCCATGACGTCGATTGGCGGACGCGGTTCCGTTCCGGACAACGGGTACGCGGACTCGCTCTCGGGCCCCGAGCACGCTCCGGCGGTCCTCGACAACCTCAAACTGTGGACGGTCGTGGCGGTGATCCTCGTACTCTTCGCCTACGCCATGCCGCTGTGGAGCATCATCGAGCGCGGCGGCCTCTTCGGACCCGGAATCGAAGGAATAGACGCGATTCTCCCGTGGATCGACCCGGTCGTGACCGCCCTCCAGTCGGTGGTGAGTCCCTGA
- a CDS encoding cytochrome-ba3 oxidase subunit — protein sequence MNFDGIEPRVAVLVGILAIVPTVWYAMGRPSNGGFVAAVNVLIVLAALWIAMQPIEPESANGQSAS from the coding sequence ATGAACTTCGACGGGATCGAACCGCGAGTCGCCGTACTGGTCGGCATCCTCGCGATAGTTCCGACGGTTTGGTACGCGATGGGGCGCCCGAGTAACGGCGGATTCGTCGCCGCGGTGAACGTGCTGATCGTGCTCGCGGCCCTGTGGATCGCCATGCAGCCGATCGAACCCGAGAGCGCGAACGGTCAGTCGGCGTCGTGA